In Schaalia sp. JY-X169, the following are encoded in one genomic region:
- a CDS encoding NADP-dependent isocitrate dehydrogenase has protein sequence MAKIKVIGPVVDLDGDEMTRIIWQFIKDRLIFPYLDIDLRYYDLSIQNRDATDDQVTVDAAEAIKKYGVGIKCATITPDEARVEEFDLKKMWRSPNGTIRNILGGVIFREPIIINNVPRLVPTWTKPIVVGRHAFGDQYRATDFKAPTGGTVTLTFTPNDDSEPMEFEVVEIPESGGVVMGMYNFNDSIRDFARASFAYGLQRGFPVYMSTKNTILKAYDGQFKDIFQEVFDAEYKDQYEAAGLTYEHRLIDDMVASALKWEGGYVWACKNYDGDVQSDIVAQGFGSLGLMTSVLMTPDGKTVEAEAAHGTVTRHYRQHQVGNPTSTNPIASIFAWTRGLAHRAKLDETPEVADFANTLEDVVIKTVESGKMTKDLSLLIGPEQPWLTTEEFLGAIDENLRERLS, from the coding sequence ATGGCGAAAATCAAGGTAATCGGTCCCGTTGTTGATCTAGATGGCGATGAGATGACAAGGATCATTTGGCAGTTCATCAAGGACCGTTTGATTTTCCCCTACCTGGACATCGATCTGCGGTACTACGACCTGTCGATCCAGAACCGCGATGCAACCGATGACCAGGTGACAGTTGATGCTGCGGAAGCAATCAAGAAGTACGGTGTCGGCATTAAGTGCGCCACCATCACACCTGACGAAGCCCGTGTTGAAGAGTTTGACCTCAAGAAGATGTGGCGTTCCCCGAACGGGACTATCCGCAATATTCTGGGTGGCGTCATCTTCCGGGAACCGATCATCATCAACAATGTTCCGCGTTTGGTCCCAACGTGGACGAAGCCGATCGTTGTTGGGCGTCATGCATTTGGTGATCAGTACCGTGCCACGGACTTCAAAGCCCCCACGGGTGGGACGGTGACTCTAACGTTCACTCCTAACGACGACTCAGAACCAATGGAGTTCGAGGTCGTTGAGATCCCGGAGTCCGGGGGAGTGGTGATGGGAATGTACAACTTTAACGACTCGATTCGCGACTTTGCGCGCGCCTCGTTCGCATATGGGTTGCAGCGCGGTTTCCCCGTCTACATGTCGACAAAGAACACTATTCTCAAGGCATACGACGGGCAGTTCAAAGACATCTTCCAAGAGGTGTTTGATGCCGAATACAAAGACCAGTATGAGGCCGCCGGCCTCACGTACGAGCACCGCCTAATCGACGACATGGTTGCGTCTGCCCTGAAGTGGGAGGGGGGCTATGTCTGGGCCTGCAAGAACTACGATGGCGATGTCCAGTCTGACATTGTCGCGCAGGGCTTCGGTTCCCTGGGCTTGATGACCTCGGTACTGATGACACCGGATGGCAAGACTGTTGAGGCCGAGGCCGCTCACGGCACGGTGACCCGCCACTATCGCCAGCACCAGGTTGGGAACCCGACCTCGACCAACCCCATTGCATCCATCTTTGCTTGGACCCGCGGGCTTGCCCACCGTGCGAAGCTGGATGAGACGCCCGAGGTCGCGGACTTCGCGAACACGTTGGAGGACGTGGTCATCAAGACTGTTGAGTCCGGCAAAATGACCAAGGATCTCTCCCTCCTGATCGGGCCGGAGCAGCCTTGGCTGACAACGGAAGAGTTCCTTGGCGCTATTGATGAGAATCTGCGTGAGCGACTCTCTTAG
- a CDS encoding 6-phosphofructokinase: protein MSIRNFVEPSDVELISGINERTGEPYRLGVLTSGGDAPGMNAAVRAVVRTALAAGAQPFAVLEGWDGAVRGGQFIKEMDWSSVSSILGKGGTTIGTARSAEFREYDGRHRAAKNLIDKRIDGLIVIGGDGSLTGADHFRREWGQHLAELVEEGQITPEVARDYPELTLVGLVGSIDNDLVGSDMTIGADTALTRIIAAMDMLASTAASHQRTFVVEVMGRACGYLPLMAGVAGGADYVFTPEEPAGNGWQQDMCRKLQLGRQAGRRESIILVAEGARDIYGKSLTTEDVKTALKEGLDEDARVTILGHIQRGGAPTAYDRWMSTLLGYAAVQELFDPAAYGRGVILGVRRNRVTRLPLEESIQDTKAVAGLIEEGEYIAARRARGRSYYQMGNVFFTLSAPPQLTKDRKKTKRVAILHAGGLAPGMNTAVRAAVRLGLDCGWEMLGIEGSWDGLINESIRPLNWEAVEGWAFDGGAVLGTRRPVPKPEEYYALGRSIERNDIDALLVIGGHSAYMAVSDLNAARGHFPALNIPIVLVPASIDNNLPGTELTIGADTAINNAVWALDRMKESAAASRRCFVAEAMGRKCGYLALMSGIASGAEYIYLNEEDLALDDLSHDLTLMRKSFEDGRRVFMVVMNEETSTHYDREFISRAIEAAGEGLFDVRDSALGHIQQGGMPSAFDRILATRLTHRAVVYLEQAFRGGNTDAVFMGMADDGITAQPVTMMSELLDMVHRRPREQWWLPLRLMSETVSLENAELQVRRIQIAGSAPAAPGEQRVMKEAMREGKK, encoded by the coding sequence ATGTCCATCCGCAACTTCGTTGAACCATCAGACGTTGAACTCATTAGTGGGATCAACGAGAGGACCGGGGAGCCGTACAGACTCGGGGTGCTTACTTCCGGTGGGGACGCACCGGGAATGAATGCCGCGGTTCGAGCTGTTGTGCGCACGGCCCTGGCCGCAGGTGCTCAACCCTTCGCGGTATTGGAGGGGTGGGATGGTGCCGTCCGGGGTGGGCAGTTCATCAAGGAGATGGATTGGTCTTCTGTATCCTCCATCCTCGGTAAGGGCGGCACCACCATCGGGACGGCGCGAAGTGCCGAGTTTCGTGAGTATGACGGGCGCCACAGGGCAGCCAAGAACCTCATCGATAAGCGCATCGACGGGCTCATCGTCATCGGTGGGGACGGCTCCCTCACCGGAGCTGATCACTTCCGTCGCGAGTGGGGCCAGCACTTGGCCGAACTCGTGGAAGAGGGGCAGATCACCCCTGAGGTCGCTCGGGACTACCCGGAGTTGACGCTGGTCGGCCTGGTCGGGTCAATCGACAACGACCTCGTCGGCAGCGACATGACTATTGGTGCTGACACCGCACTGACCCGCATCATTGCCGCGATGGACATGCTTGCATCCACAGCCGCCTCCCACCAGCGCACATTCGTTGTTGAGGTGATGGGGCGTGCCTGCGGGTACCTGCCTCTTATGGCGGGCGTTGCTGGCGGTGCAGACTATGTTTTCACACCGGAAGAACCCGCTGGAAACGGGTGGCAGCAAGACATGTGCAGGAAGCTGCAGCTGGGAAGGCAGGCTGGCCGCCGTGAATCGATCATCCTTGTGGCAGAAGGTGCTCGGGATATTTATGGTAAATCGCTGACCACAGAGGATGTCAAGACAGCACTAAAAGAGGGGTTGGACGAGGACGCCCGGGTGACGATCCTGGGTCATATTCAGCGTGGTGGCGCCCCCACGGCTTACGACCGTTGGATGTCGACGCTTCTGGGGTACGCCGCGGTGCAGGAGCTGTTTGATCCCGCCGCGTACGGGCGCGGGGTGATCCTCGGTGTACGGAGAAACCGCGTGACCCGACTACCCCTCGAAGAGTCGATTCAGGACACGAAGGCTGTTGCTGGACTCATCGAAGAGGGGGAGTACATCGCTGCTCGGCGTGCTCGCGGCAGAAGCTACTACCAGATGGGGAATGTCTTTTTCACTCTCTCTGCACCACCACAGTTGACCAAGGACAGGAAGAAGACCAAGCGCGTTGCGATTCTGCATGCGGGCGGCCTGGCACCCGGAATGAACACCGCCGTTCGTGCCGCGGTTCGGCTTGGCTTGGATTGTGGTTGGGAAATGCTGGGTATTGAGGGCTCTTGGGACGGCCTCATCAATGAAAGTATCCGCCCTCTGAACTGGGAAGCAGTCGAAGGATGGGCCTTTGATGGGGGTGCCGTCCTCGGGACGCGCCGTCCCGTTCCGAAACCGGAAGAGTACTACGCGTTGGGACGCTCCATCGAACGCAATGACATAGACGCGCTTCTTGTCATCGGCGGGCATTCCGCCTACATGGCAGTCAGCGACCTCAACGCGGCGCGGGGGCACTTCCCAGCCCTGAATATTCCGATCGTCCTCGTCCCCGCATCTATCGACAACAATCTGCCGGGCACGGAGCTAACAATTGGGGCAGATACGGCCATTAACAATGCGGTGTGGGCCCTGGACCGCATGAAGGAATCTGCTGCTGCCTCACGACGCTGCTTTGTTGCAGAGGCCATGGGGCGCAAGTGCGGCTACTTGGCGCTGATGAGCGGTATCGCTTCGGGAGCCGAATACATTTACCTCAATGAAGAAGATTTGGCTCTTGACGACCTATCTCACGACTTGACACTTATGAGGAAGTCTTTCGAGGACGGTCGTCGGGTGTTCATGGTAGTCATGAATGAGGAGACTTCAACGCATTACGATCGCGAGTTTATCTCTCGCGCCATTGAGGCGGCTGGTGAAGGGTTGTTTGATGTCCGTGACTCCGCCCTCGGTCATATTCAGCAAGGTGGGATGCCTTCGGCGTTTGACCGCATTCTCGCTACTCGGCTAACCCATAGGGCCGTGGTCTACCTTGAGCAGGCGTTCCGTGGAGGAAACACGGATGCGGTCTTCATGGGAATGGCCGATGACGGTATCACAGCGCAGCCCGTGACCATGATGTCGGAACTGTTGGATATGGTTCACCGACGACCCAGGGAGCAGTGGTGGTTGCCGCTGCGACTCATGAGTGAAACTGTTTCTTTGGAGAACGCCGAACTGCAGGTGCGACGCATCCAAATCGCTGGTTCAGCGCCCGCTGCACCGGGCGAACAACGGGTCATGAAGGAAGCTATGAGAGAAGGAAAGAAATGA
- the pgi gene encoding glucose-6-phosphate isomerase, with the protein MTKDAVLGSPVDPTTTAAWDTLEETAQEFVPDIGGWFAADPKRAQRYTLTAGDLHVDLSKNLITPSVLAQLMALAEQTGVTEHRDQMFEGARINVTEDRSVLHTALRRPEGEALLVDGADVMPAVHAELKKVYSFADQVRDGSWTGITGKPLTTVVNIGIGGSDLGPVMVYEALRPFAKEGMEARFISNIDPTDAADTVRDLDPQTTLVVVTSKTFTTLETITNARVVRQWFLDSLTEEGVIDGPDSAKAQEAVAKHFVAVSTALDRVADFGIDPQNAFGFWDWVGGRYSVSSAVGTSLAIVLGPQVFSEFLDGLHKMDEHFLSAPAEKNVPMLMGLLNVWYVNFLNASSHVVLPYSQYLHRFPAYLQQMTMESNGKGVRWDGSPVSYDTGEVFWGEPGTNGQHAFFQLLHQGTRLIPADFIAFANPVWPLADGDADMHELLLSNFFAQTKALAFGKSEDEVRAEGTAEELVSARVFTGNRPTTSIMAPALTPSVLGQLVALYEHLTFVEGAVWGIDSFDQWGVELGKVLAMGLLPAIEGDREVLDAQDPSTKELIEYYLANRKK; encoded by the coding sequence ATGACCAAAGACGCCGTACTTGGCTCACCGGTTGATCCCACGACAACGGCTGCCTGGGACACCCTGGAAGAAACTGCTCAAGAGTTCGTGCCTGACATCGGTGGGTGGTTTGCTGCGGACCCGAAGAGGGCGCAGAGGTACACCCTCACTGCCGGTGATTTGCATGTGGACCTTTCGAAGAATCTGATTACGCCCTCCGTCCTCGCCCAACTCATGGCTCTGGCAGAGCAGACGGGCGTGACAGAGCACCGGGACCAGATGTTTGAAGGCGCGCGGATAAATGTAACGGAAGACCGAAGCGTCCTCCACACGGCTTTACGCCGACCTGAGGGGGAGGCCCTGCTGGTCGATGGAGCCGATGTGATGCCGGCGGTGCATGCCGAACTCAAGAAGGTCTACTCGTTTGCAGACCAGGTCCGGGACGGGTCCTGGACGGGAATCACAGGCAAACCTCTGACAACGGTCGTCAACATTGGCATCGGGGGTTCCGACCTCGGCCCCGTCATGGTCTATGAGGCGCTGAGGCCTTTCGCAAAAGAGGGGATGGAAGCACGTTTCATCTCGAATATTGACCCGACCGACGCGGCGGATACGGTTCGCGACCTTGATCCTCAGACGACGTTGGTTGTTGTAACCTCCAAGACCTTCACAACGCTGGAAACCATCACGAATGCGCGTGTTGTCCGCCAGTGGTTCCTCGATAGTCTGACTGAAGAGGGCGTAATTGATGGTCCCGACTCCGCGAAGGCGCAAGAAGCGGTTGCCAAGCACTTTGTCGCCGTGTCGACGGCACTGGATCGCGTTGCCGACTTTGGGATCGACCCTCAGAACGCGTTTGGGTTTTGGGACTGGGTGGGGGGAAGATACTCTGTTTCGTCGGCCGTTGGAACCTCCCTGGCTATCGTCCTCGGCCCGCAGGTTTTCTCTGAGTTCCTTGACGGGCTCCATAAGATGGATGAGCACTTCTTGAGCGCTCCAGCAGAGAAAAATGTGCCGATGTTGATGGGACTACTGAACGTCTGGTACGTGAATTTCCTCAACGCTTCTTCCCACGTGGTGCTGCCCTACTCCCAGTACCTGCATCGCTTCCCGGCCTACTTGCAGCAGATGACCATGGAATCGAATGGTAAGGGGGTGCGGTGGGACGGCTCGCCAGTTTCTTATGACACCGGGGAAGTGTTCTGGGGTGAACCGGGAACGAACGGACAGCACGCCTTCTTCCAACTGCTTCATCAGGGCACCAGGCTGATTCCTGCCGACTTCATCGCGTTTGCAAATCCTGTCTGGCCGCTTGCGGACGGTGATGCGGACATGCACGAACTGCTACTTTCCAACTTCTTTGCACAGACCAAAGCGCTGGCATTTGGTAAGTCTGAGGATGAAGTGCGTGCGGAAGGAACGGCAGAGGAGTTGGTATCAGCGCGCGTGTTTACGGGGAACCGCCCCACGACCTCGATCATGGCGCCAGCATTGACCCCCAGCGTGCTTGGCCAGCTGGTTGCCCTCTATGAGCACCTGACCTTTGTCGAAGGAGCCGTCTGGGGAATTGACTCGTTCGATCAGTGGGGGGTTGAGCTGGGCAAGGTCTTGGCTATGGGACTTCTTCCCGCTATTGAAGGCGACCGTGAAGTCTTGGATGCGCAGGATCCTTCAACCAAGGAGCTCATCGAATACTACTTGGCCAACCGTAAGAAGTGA
- a CDS encoding malate dehydrogenase, producing the protein MLEPRTITVTGAAGNIGYALLFRIASGAVFGDDTPVKLNLLEIPQGVRAAEGTAMELLDSAFPLLDSVNVFDDANKAFEASNMAFLVGARPRTAGMERADLLEANAGIFGPQGKAINDHAAEDIRVLVVGNPANTNAVIAQNAAPDVPAERFTSMLRLDQNRAIAQLAAKTDAFVRDIKNVTVWGNHSADQYPDVSYATVNGTPADELVSAEWLKDYFRPTVAKRGAAIIEARGASSAASAASAAIDHMHDWVNGTKDGEFVTVGHYSDGTHYGVPKGLSFGFPCVSVDGEYKIVDDLEINAGTRGGIEENIAALTEEYDAVKAMGFIK; encoded by the coding sequence ATGTTGGAACCCCGCACGATAACCGTCACTGGTGCAGCTGGCAATATTGGCTATGCCCTCTTGTTCCGCATTGCGTCGGGCGCTGTGTTCGGTGATGACACGCCTGTGAAGCTGAACCTTCTGGAGATCCCCCAGGGCGTGCGCGCTGCCGAAGGTACCGCAATGGAACTGCTGGATTCGGCGTTCCCCCTGCTTGATTCAGTGAACGTGTTTGACGATGCCAACAAGGCATTCGAAGCTTCAAACATGGCGTTCTTGGTTGGGGCTCGCCCTCGTACCGCAGGTATGGAGCGCGCAGATCTCCTTGAGGCGAATGCTGGAATCTTCGGCCCGCAGGGCAAAGCAATCAATGACCATGCCGCTGAGGACATTCGTGTCCTAGTTGTTGGCAACCCGGCCAATACAAATGCTGTGATTGCTCAGAATGCAGCGCCGGACGTCCCCGCAGAGCGCTTTACTTCGATGCTGCGCCTTGACCAGAACAGGGCTATTGCTCAGCTCGCCGCTAAGACAGATGCATTTGTTCGTGACATCAAGAATGTGACTGTTTGGGGCAACCACTCCGCAGATCAGTACCCGGATGTTTCCTACGCAACTGTCAACGGCACACCCGCTGACGAGCTGGTGTCGGCAGAGTGGCTGAAGGACTACTTCCGCCCAACAGTTGCCAAGCGTGGTGCGGCCATCATCGAGGCGCGCGGTGCGTCTTCGGCTGCTTCGGCTGCTTCGGCTGCAATTGACCACATGCATGACTGGGTCAATGGCACCAAGGATGGCGAGTTCGTGACGGTTGGACACTACTCTGATGGCACCCACTACGGTGTCCCGAAGGGCCTGTCATTCGGCTTCCCCTGTGTTTCGGTGGATGGCGAATACAAGATCGTTGACGACCTTGAAATCAACGCTGGCACGCGCGGCGGCATTGAAGAGAACATTGCTGCGCTTACTGAGGAGTACGACGCCGTGAAGGCGATGGGCTTCATCAAGTAG